In the Nocardia asteroides genome, CGCGATCAGCTTCGGGTGGCGTTCGTGGAAGACGGCGCGGGCGAAGGAGCCCGGGGTGCCTGCGAGGATGGGTTGCGGGGTCGGGGGTGTCGGCACCATGCCGCTATTCGACCAGAGTCTCGGCCGCGGGGTGGTTCAGGCGTGGCTCAGCGCCTTAACCTTGAGGGCTTCGAACTCCTGGGTGGTGATGGTGCCCGCGTCGAGCAGTTCCTTGGCGTGCGCGATCTCCTGGGCGGGGGAGCGCCCGGCGGCCTCGCGGATGTAGGCATCGGTTTCCTGCTTGGTCGACGCGGCGTACTCGCGGGCCCGTTCGGCCATGCCCCGGCCGCGGGCGATCAGGTACACCAGCGCGGTGAGGTAGGGGAGCACGATCAGCCCGATGAGCCAGACCGCCTTGATCGCGCCCGAGGTCTTGTGGTCGCGCCAGAACAGGTCGACCAGGATGTTGAACAGGATCATGAGGTAGGCGACGAACGCGAAGATCACCACGCCCGCCCACAGGAAGTCCCAGAACGAATCCCACATGGTGTCTCCTCCATCGATGAGCACGGCAGCGATTCGGCAGGCGCGAAGAGCGATCGCGCGAGACGCTGATCGAAGCCTAGAGCAGCAACTCCACGATTCGGTGCAGGCGGCGGACCCGAGTTTCCGGGACCAAGGTCCTCGGCGCGCCGATCGAGCTGCCGCCCGTGCCGGCGGCGCGGCTCATGCCGGGGCTCCGGCGGGCAGGTGCGCGGTGGGCACGGTGGCCGCTCCCGGAGCCGCCAGGATGGCGTCGGCGAGGGCGCCGAGGTGTGCGGCCGGGCGCCCGGCGGGGTGTAGCCCGGCGATCGCGAAGGCGCCGACGATCGCGAGGTGGAGGTGGGCGGCGAGCCGGTCGCCGTCGGCGACACCGAGGCGTGCGGTCAGCGCGCGCAGCCGCCGGGCGAGCTCGCGGTCGTGGTCGAGGCAGCGCTGCCGGACTTCGGCGTGGCCGAACTCGGCGGCGATATTGACGAACGCGGACCCGCGGTAGCCCGCGCGCGCCGCCAGCTCCTGGAACCCGGCGAGGTGGGCGTCGAGTTCTTCGCGCGGATCGCTGTGCTGGGCGGCGGTCCGGTCCCAGCGGGCCCAGAAGTTGGTGTCGTGGCGGTGCAGTACCGCGAGCACGAGGTCGTTCTTGGTGGGGAAGCGCCGGTACACGCTCGCCTTGGCCGTCCCCGTCCGCCGGACGAGTTCGTCGACGCTGATCGCGTGGACGCCGTGCTCGTAGAAGAGCTCGGCCGCGGTCTCGACGAGCCTGTCCCGCAATGCGGTGCCGCGGAGCTGCTTGCGCTCGGCGGGCGGGGTGGGCTCGCCGCTGTGCGCGGTGGAGTGCTGCTGCCGGGCGGGATCCCGGCGCTGCCGGTGGCCGGCGGGATGGCTGTGGCCCGGCCCCGGCCGCAGCCGGTCGGCCGGTGCCGGGCGGCGCCCGATCGGGAGATCTATCGGTGTACGTAGCACTGTTTCTCGCGTTCTTGCAGGAGCCTTCTTCGGCATGCCGGGAACAGTAACGTAGGTACTATTCGAGTACTAAACGTTCCAGGTGTACCTCGGCGGGGCGCACGCGGGGTGGTACATTCAGTGCTCGCTCAGTACCATGTGGTCCGAGGGGGCGTCGTGAACTCGATCAAGCGCAACATCCGCACCACCATGGGACGCAGCGGCGGTCCGGGCAGCGTGTCCTGGAAGATCACCGCCGAGACCCTGATCTTCGCGCCCTACCTGCGCACGAGCGCGCCGCTGACCCGCCGGGTCGTGGGCGAACCTCGCTGCGCCGGCCAGGCCGGGCTCCGCGCGGGTCCGGCGCGGGTGCCCGGGCAGCCGTTGGCGATAATCAGCCGATGAGCCCAGAGCCGGTCACGCTGTCGGAGTTCCTCGACCGCGCCGCCACCCACCGGGTCGCCGACACCGACGCGACCGCGCACCGCATCCTGGACGCCGCGGTCGCCGAGGCGGGTGCCGTCGGCCTGGACCGGGTCCGGATGGAAGACGTCGTGCGCCGCAGCGCGCTCGGCCGCACCACCGTCTACCGCCGCTTCCCGAGCCGGGAGGAGCTGGTGCGCGCCCTGGTCGCCCGCGAGACCGAACGCTTCCTCGCCGCCGTGACCGCGGGCATGGACAGCGTCGACCGCCCCAGCGACCGGGTGGTGGAGGCATTCCTGGCCGCGGTCTCCTTCGCCCGCGCGCACCCCATGCTGCGCCGCATGGGCGAGAGCGCACCCGGCTCCGTGCTCGACCTCGCCACCACCCCCGGCATCGAGTTCCTCGACACCGGGACCGCGTTCATCGCCCGCCACCTGCACGGCGGCCGCCCCGGCAAACCGGGACGCCAGGCCCGCTGGGTCGCCGACGTCTTCGCCCGCCTGTTCCTCACCTACCTGGCCCTGCCCCCGCTCGACCCGGACGTGCGCAACGACACCGAACTGCGCGCCTTCGCCAGAGCCGTGCTGACCCCCATGGCCGAAAGCGCCGCGCCGGCCGACGCGACCGACAAGCGCGTCCGGTAGCGCAGCGCGTCTTGTACCCCGTCTCGACGGCACCGTGAAGTCCTTCCCCGTCGGGGCCGTCGACG is a window encoding:
- a CDS encoding PLDc N-terminal domain-containing protein, whose translation is MWDSFWDFLWAGVVIFAFVAYLMILFNILVDLFWRDHKTSGAIKAVWLIGLIVLPYLTALVYLIARGRGMAERAREYAASTKQETDAYIREAAGRSPAQEIAHAKELLDAGTITTQEFEALKVKALSHA
- a CDS encoding TetR/AcrR family transcriptional regulator encodes the protein MLRTPIDLPIGRRPAPADRLRPGPGHSHPAGHRQRRDPARQQHSTAHSGEPTPPAERKQLRGTALRDRLVETAAELFYEHGVHAISVDELVRRTGTAKASVYRRFPTKNDLVLAVLHRHDTNFWARWDRTAAQHSDPREELDAHLAGFQELAARAGYRGSAFVNIAAEFGHAEVRQRCLDHDRELARRLRALTARLGVADGDRLAAHLHLAIVGAFAIAGLHPAGRPAAHLGALADAILAAPGAATVPTAHLPAGAPA
- a CDS encoding TetR family transcriptional regulator produces the protein MSPEPVTLSEFLDRAATHRVADTDATAHRILDAAVAEAGAVGLDRVRMEDVVRRSALGRTTVYRRFPSREELVRALVARETERFLAAVTAGMDSVDRPSDRVVEAFLAAVSFARAHPMLRRMGESAPGSVLDLATTPGIEFLDTGTAFIARHLHGGRPGKPGRQARWVADVFARLFLTYLALPPLDPDVRNDTELRAFARAVLTPMAESAAPADATDKRVR